One genomic window of Burkholderia diffusa includes the following:
- a CDS encoding GspH/FimT family pseudopilin, giving the protein MGLHRSGVERCMRCSGGFTLVELMVAIALAAAIGLYAVPAFDQWHMRERVDARSRALLGALSFARTEATRLGVRVTLCRAGRDGGCMHSGERCDLAGWSCGWIVSGQFDGRSRVLRRYPRDADIAVAGAAHDLAFAPPAGQVLGGIRRFELRPQRMLSGDDTRVSRCIRIAAGGRARVVTGRCEAA; this is encoded by the coding sequence ATGGGACTGCACCGATCGGGCGTTGAACGATGCATGCGATGTAGCGGCGGTTTTACGCTCGTCGAGCTGATGGTCGCGATCGCGCTGGCGGCCGCGATCGGCCTATACGCAGTGCCGGCATTCGATCAGTGGCACATGCGTGAACGTGTGGATGCACGCTCGCGCGCATTGCTCGGTGCGCTGTCGTTCGCGCGCACCGAGGCGACACGGCTCGGCGTGCGCGTGACGTTGTGCAGGGCCGGGCGCGACGGCGGCTGCATGCATTCCGGCGAGCGGTGTGACCTCGCGGGATGGTCGTGCGGCTGGATCGTCAGCGGGCAATTCGACGGACGATCGCGCGTGCTGCGGCGCTATCCGCGCGATGCCGACATCGCTGTCGCGGGGGCGGCGCACGATCTGGCATTTGCTCCGCCGGCGGGCCAGGTGCTTGGAGGGATCAGGCGTTTCGAGTTGCGTCCTCAGCGCATGCTGTCCGGTGACGACACGCGCGTGTCGCGCTGCATCCGGATCGCGGCGGGCGGCCGGGCGCGCGTCGTCACTGGTCGCTGCGAAGCGGCATGA
- the ybgC gene encoding tol-pal system-associated acyl-CoA thioesterase, producing MRAMTQPTRSPDAHSGFTWPVRVYYEDTDAGGIVFYANYLKFFERARTEWLRACGIDQRRLADDTGAIFIVRSTSLDYRAPARLDDALTITSRPGRIGRASVEFTQEAWRGDTLLVAGHIRLGCVDRTGIRPAAIPPVVLDALHRGPVIDAGQTVLSTKLG from the coding sequence ATGCGCGCCATGACTCAGCCTACCCGCTCCCCGGACGCGCACTCCGGCTTCACCTGGCCGGTGCGCGTGTACTACGAGGACACCGACGCAGGCGGCATCGTCTTCTATGCCAACTACCTGAAATTCTTCGAGCGCGCCCGTACCGAATGGCTGCGCGCGTGCGGCATCGACCAGCGTCGGCTCGCCGACGACACGGGCGCGATCTTCATCGTCCGCAGCACGTCCCTCGACTACCGCGCGCCAGCGCGACTCGACGACGCGCTGACGATCACGAGCCGGCCCGGACGCATCGGCCGCGCATCGGTGGAATTCACACAGGAAGCCTGGCGTGGCGACACGCTGCTCGTCGCCGGACATATCCGTCTCGGCTGCGTCGACCGAACCGGCATCCGGCCTGCGGCAATCCCGCCGGTCGTGCTCGACGCGCTGCACCGCGGGCCCGTCATCGACGCGGGGCAGACTGTATTGTCAACGAAGCTCGGATGA
- the nrdR gene encoding transcriptional regulator NrdR — MRCPFCRHEDTQVVDSRVSEDGAAIRRRRRCSACDKRFTTYERVELNLPAVVKKDGSRTEFDRRKIVASMQLALRKRPVAADAIDAAVARIEYQLLATGEREVRSEKLGELVMNELRGLDTIAYVRFASVYRRFEDVSEFADVIEEFRRASPSKPPRKR; from the coding sequence ATGCGCTGCCCGTTCTGCCGGCATGAGGACACGCAGGTCGTCGACTCGCGCGTGTCCGAAGATGGCGCCGCGATTCGTCGGCGCCGTCGTTGTTCGGCTTGCGACAAGCGCTTCACGACGTACGAGCGGGTCGAGCTGAACCTGCCGGCCGTCGTGAAGAAGGACGGCAGTCGCACGGAATTCGACCGTCGCAAGATCGTCGCCAGCATGCAACTCGCGCTGCGCAAGCGGCCGGTTGCGGCTGACGCGATCGACGCGGCGGTTGCCCGCATCGAATATCAACTGCTCGCGACCGGCGAGCGTGAAGTGCGTAGCGAGAAGCTTGGCGAACTCGTGATGAACGAGTTGCGCGGCCTCGATACGATCGCCTATGTCCGTTTCGCATCGGTTTATCGCCGGTTCGAGGATGTTTCCGAATTTGCCGACGTGATCGAAGAGTTCCGTCGCGCGTCCCCCTCCAAACCTCCGCGTAAGCGCTGA
- a CDS encoding phage holin family protein gives MTTDTHPQPSGQGPLRRLVGSAIGLLQTRLELVGIELAEEKERLMGVLFLGLAAMMLATMALISLTVLVAIAFWDTYRWQSLAAITALYAIAGIVCALKARSGLRDAPTVFEATLAELEKDREIFRGKP, from the coding sequence ATGACGACAGACACTCACCCGCAGCCGTCCGGCCAGGGACCGCTGCGCCGCCTCGTCGGCTCCGCGATCGGCCTCCTGCAAACGCGCCTCGAACTGGTCGGCATCGAGCTCGCCGAGGAGAAGGAACGCCTGATGGGCGTGCTGTTCCTCGGGCTCGCGGCCATGATGCTCGCGACGATGGCGCTCATCAGCCTGACCGTGCTCGTCGCGATCGCGTTCTGGGATACCTATCGCTGGCAGTCGCTCGCAGCCATCACCGCGCTGTACGCGATCGCGGGCATCGTATGTGCGCTGAAAGCGCGTTCGGGCCTGCGCGACGCGCCGACCGTGTTCGAGGCGACGCTCGCCGAACTCGAGAAAGACCGCGAGATTTTCCGCGGCAAGCCGTGA
- the glyA gene encoding serine hydroxymethyltransferase — MFDRAQSTIANVDPEIFAAIEQENRRQEEHIELIASENYTSPAVMAAQGSQLTNKYAEGYPGKRYYGGCEYVDVVEQLAIDRVKQLFGAEAANVQPNSGSQANQGVFFAMLKPGDTIMGMSLAHGGHLTHGSPVNMSGKWFNVVSYGLNENEDIDYDAAEKLANEHKPKLIVAGASAFALKIDFERLAKIAKSVGAYLMVDMAHYAGLIAAGVYPNPVPHADFVTTTTHKSLRGPRGGVILMKAEYEKQINSAIFPGIQGGPLMHVIAAKAVAFKEALSPEFKAYQAKVVENARVLAETLVKRGLRIVSGRTESHVMLVDLRAKHITGKAAEAALGAAHITVNKNAIPNDPEKPFVTSGIRLGSPAMTTRGFGPAEAEMVGNLIADVLENPEDAATIERVRAQVAELTKRFPVYR, encoded by the coding sequence ATGTTTGACAGAGCCCAAAGCACCATCGCGAACGTCGACCCCGAAATCTTTGCAGCGATCGAGCAGGAAAACCGCCGCCAGGAAGAGCACATCGAGCTGATCGCATCGGAAAACTACACGAGCCCGGCCGTGATGGCCGCACAGGGCTCGCAGCTCACGAACAAGTACGCGGAAGGGTATCCGGGCAAGCGTTACTACGGCGGCTGTGAATACGTCGACGTGGTCGAGCAACTGGCGATCGACCGCGTGAAGCAGCTGTTCGGCGCGGAAGCCGCGAACGTGCAGCCGAACTCGGGTTCGCAGGCGAACCAGGGCGTGTTTTTCGCGATGCTCAAGCCGGGCGACACGATCATGGGCATGAGCCTCGCGCACGGCGGCCACCTGACGCACGGCTCGCCGGTGAACATGTCGGGCAAGTGGTTCAACGTCGTGAGCTACGGTCTGAACGAAAACGAAGACATCGACTACGACGCCGCCGAGAAACTGGCGAACGAACACAAGCCGAAGCTGATCGTGGCGGGCGCGTCGGCATTCGCGCTGAAGATCGACTTCGAGCGTCTGGCGAAGATCGCGAAGTCGGTCGGTGCGTACCTGATGGTCGACATGGCGCACTACGCGGGCCTGATCGCGGCGGGCGTGTATCCGAACCCGGTGCCGCACGCGGACTTCGTGACGACGACGACGCACAAGAGCCTGCGCGGCCCGCGCGGCGGCGTGATCCTGATGAAGGCGGAGTACGAGAAGCAGATCAACTCGGCGATCTTCCCGGGCATCCAGGGCGGCCCGCTGATGCACGTGATCGCGGCGAAGGCGGTGGCGTTCAAGGAAGCGCTGTCGCCGGAATTCAAGGCGTACCAGGCAAAGGTGGTCGAGAACGCGCGGGTGCTGGCTGAAACGCTGGTCAAGCGCGGGCTGCGGATCGTGTCGGGGCGTACGGAAAGCCACGTGATGCTGGTGGACCTGCGCGCGAAGCACATCACGGGCAAGGCGGCGGAAGCGGCGCTGGGCGCGGCACACATCACGGTGAACAAGAACGCGATCCCGAACGATCCGGAAAAGCCGTTCGTGACGAGCGGGATCCGTCTGGGTTCGCCGGCGATGACCACGCGCGGCTTCGGCCCGGCGGAAGCGGAGATGGTCGGCAACCTGATCGCCGACGTGCTCGAGAACCCGGAAGATGCAGCGACGATCGAGCGCGTGCGCGCGCAAGTGGCCGAGCTGACCAAGCGCTTCCCGGTTTATCGCTGA
- a CDS encoding PulJ/GspJ family protein, whose product MKRARKSMHGTSLLEAVLAVALLATVMLAVAGSQLAMTRAQRATIWRERALWLADARIESRRAVAGSDDGIAALASASLPDGTTALDGAPADVRYVTVGWRDAHAYAPTSARCDSARVTAVPPSCVRMPFREAEVNADER is encoded by the coding sequence ATGAAGCGCGCGCGAAAGTCGATGCACGGCACGTCGCTGCTCGAAGCGGTGCTGGCCGTCGCGCTACTCGCCACCGTGATGCTGGCCGTGGCCGGCAGCCAGCTTGCGATGACGCGCGCGCAGCGGGCGACGATCTGGCGTGAACGCGCGCTGTGGCTGGCCGATGCTCGCATTGAGAGCCGGCGTGCGGTGGCAGGCTCCGACGACGGCATCGCGGCGCTCGCGTCGGCATCATTGCCAGACGGCACGACGGCGCTCGACGGTGCGCCGGCCGATGTCCGCTACGTGACGGTCGGCTGGCGTGACGCTCACGCCTACGCGCCGACATCGGCGCGCTGCGACAGTGCGCGGGTAACGGCCGTGCCACCGTCGTGCGTGCGCATGCCGTTTCGGGAGGCAGAGGTCAATGCCGATGAACGGTGA
- a CDS encoding DUF3318 domain-containing protein — MSQNVTGHSTRPHSSRSNWSASQHRALRKELLILRSEVERLELAEAAAEMRHAVTRFSWLKVFVPGLSGTRFSQSAKNLNASLGQLVNQYPMLSSLASLVLAKPVRSLLRASAGPALKWGSLGFAAWEVYRIWKQSRDERGTAANDD; from the coding sequence ATGAGCCAGAACGTCACGGGCCATTCAACCCGCCCCCATTCGTCGCGATCGAACTGGAGCGCGTCGCAGCATCGCGCACTCCGCAAGGAATTGCTGATCCTGCGATCCGAGGTCGAGCGGCTCGAGCTTGCCGAAGCCGCCGCCGAAATGCGCCACGCCGTCACGCGCTTCAGTTGGCTCAAGGTGTTCGTCCCCGGCCTGTCGGGCACCAGGTTCAGCCAGTCCGCCAAGAACCTGAACGCGAGCCTCGGCCAACTCGTCAACCAGTACCCGATGTTGAGTTCGCTCGCGTCGCTCGTGCTGGCGAAACCCGTTCGCTCGCTGCTGCGCGCGAGCGCGGGCCCCGCGTTGAAGTGGGGCTCCCTCGGCTTCGCCGCATGGGAGGTCTACCGGATCTGGAAACAGTCGCGCGACGAGCGCGGAACTGCCGCGAACGACGACTGA
- a CDS encoding DUF883 family protein — translation MSEINKEKLMSDIKTVLADAEDLLKQAASSTGDRAAELREKAMSRLKQAKEKATDVQVVVVEKGKKAARATDDYVHEHPWTSIGVAAGVGVLIGLLINRK, via the coding sequence ATGTCGGAAATCAACAAGGAGAAACTGATGTCGGATATCAAAACCGTTCTCGCGGACGCCGAGGATCTGCTCAAGCAGGCAGCGAGCAGCACGGGCGACCGTGCGGCCGAGCTGCGCGAGAAAGCCATGTCGCGCCTGAAGCAGGCCAAGGAAAAGGCAACCGACGTCCAGGTCGTGGTGGTCGAGAAGGGCAAGAAGGCCGCGCGCGCGACCGACGACTACGTGCACGAGCATCCGTGGACGTCGATCGGCGTCGCCGCTGGCGTCGGTGTGCTGATCGGCCTGCTGATCAACCGCAAGTAA
- a CDS encoding pilus assembly protein: MPSGTTSRMRCPSASRGWRRDAGLALPAVIAVGAAVAALTGTLFESALTESRRARALSDRLIAFHAADAALAACTARLLGGWAPYIDAPASPGEPDAWRRAPALSVAEAFAPFASWPMAAEPPRCLIEAWRGIGPQGSRAYLVTARGVGGHASSAVWLQRQIALRDGRIVAQRWRRVAAVHR, from the coding sequence ATGCCGAGCGGGACAACATCACGCATGCGTTGTCCGTCCGCCAGCCGCGGCTGGCGTCGTGACGCGGGTCTGGCGCTGCCCGCCGTAATCGCGGTCGGAGCGGCAGTCGCCGCGCTGACCGGCACATTGTTCGAATCCGCACTGACGGAATCGCGCCGCGCGCGTGCATTGTCGGATCGGCTGATCGCATTTCATGCAGCCGATGCAGCGTTGGCAGCCTGCACGGCGCGATTGCTCGGAGGCTGGGCGCCGTACATCGACGCACCCGCGTCACCCGGCGAGCCGGACGCATGGCGGCGTGCGCCCGCGCTGAGCGTCGCCGAAGCATTCGCCCCGTTCGCTTCGTGGCCGATGGCGGCCGAGCCGCCGCGTTGCCTGATCGAAGCCTGGCGAGGTATCGGTCCTCAAGGGAGTCGCGCTTATCTCGTTACCGCGCGTGGTGTCGGTGGCCATGCGTCAAGCGCGGTCTGGCTGCAGCGCCAGATCGCGCTGCGAGACGGACGCATCGTTGCACAGCGGTGGCGTCGCGTCGCGGCGGTTCATCGATGA
- a CDS encoding SDR family NAD(P)-dependent oxidoreductase: MIVFVTGASAGFGAAIARAFVKGGHRVVATARRKDRLDALAAELGDALLPLELDVRDRAAVEAVPAALPAEFAALDVLVNNAGLALGVEPAHKASLDEWQTMIDTNCSGLVTVTHTLLPGMIERGRGHIFNLGSVAGTYPYPGGNVYGATKAFVRQFSLNLRADLIGTPLRVTDIEPGLCGGTEFSNVRFRGDDAKAANVYQNVQPLTAEDIADTIYWIATRPAHVNINTIEMMPVAQAPAGLTIHRG, encoded by the coding sequence ATGATCGTGTTCGTCACAGGCGCGTCCGCCGGCTTCGGCGCCGCCATCGCCCGAGCCTTCGTCAAGGGCGGCCACCGTGTCGTCGCAACCGCACGTCGCAAGGATCGCCTCGATGCGCTCGCGGCCGAACTCGGCGACGCACTGCTGCCGCTCGAGCTCGACGTGCGTGACCGCGCCGCCGTCGAAGCCGTGCCGGCCGCCCTTCCCGCCGAATTCGCCGCGCTCGATGTGCTCGTCAATAACGCCGGTCTCGCGCTCGGCGTCGAGCCTGCACACAAGGCCAGCCTCGACGAGTGGCAGACCATGATCGACACGAACTGCTCGGGCCTCGTGACCGTCACCCATACGTTGCTGCCCGGCATGATCGAGCGCGGTCGCGGCCATATCTTCAACCTGGGTTCGGTGGCCGGCACCTATCCGTATCCGGGCGGGAACGTATATGGTGCGACCAAGGCTTTCGTCAGACAATTCAGCCTGAACCTGCGCGCCGACCTGATCGGCACACCGTTGCGCGTCACCGACATCGAGCCGGGCCTGTGCGGCGGCACGGAATTCTCGAACGTTCGCTTTCGCGGCGACGATGCGAAGGCGGCGAATGTCTACCAGAATGTCCAGCCGCTCACGGCCGAGGACATCGCCGACACGATCTACTGGATCGCAACGCGCCCCGCACACGTCAACATCAACACGATCGAAATGATGCCGGTCGCCCAGGCCCCGGCGGGCCTCACGATCCATCGCGGCTGA
- a CDS encoding PilW family protein yields the protein MPMNGERRSRAHTLLEVLIAMTVGLLVLAAAGTLYHVQRVAQRRAEDGFRMRDAASTALMLIGQQIQMAGFRPLDVEGPPSLPAVFGCSAGRVRGNGAQVRCEAVRAASDALLVRYVGDTVSTWPTIGAQVSDCLGQGVGAPGERPLVENRFDAHVSPSTGEPELYCEGSGRPGTPQPVVSGIDQLRVRYLRRKNAQFVDAGAIGSGDWRDVVAVHVCVRARGEPMHEPARHVDCDGRTAISSDGRAHLVLHRIVALRNAVVAFTDPLGDAARDQGVLR from the coding sequence ATGCCGATGAACGGTGAACGCCGCAGCCGCGCGCATACGCTGCTCGAAGTGCTGATCGCGATGACGGTCGGTCTGCTGGTGCTTGCCGCTGCCGGTACGCTGTACCACGTCCAGCGCGTCGCGCAGCGGCGAGCGGAAGACGGGTTCCGGATGCGCGATGCGGCCTCGACCGCACTGATGCTGATCGGCCAGCAGATCCAGATGGCCGGGTTTCGCCCGCTCGACGTCGAAGGGCCGCCATCGTTACCGGCGGTGTTCGGCTGTTCCGCGGGCCGTGTGCGAGGCAATGGAGCGCAGGTGCGCTGCGAAGCCGTGCGCGCAGCGTCGGACGCATTGCTGGTTCGTTATGTCGGCGATACCGTGTCGACATGGCCGACGATCGGGGCACAGGTGTCTGATTGTCTCGGGCAGGGTGTTGGCGCGCCGGGTGAGCGGCCGCTCGTGGAAAATCGTTTCGATGCGCATGTCAGTCCGTCGACCGGCGAGCCCGAGTTGTACTGCGAGGGCAGCGGGCGCCCGGGTACGCCGCAACCCGTCGTGTCCGGCATCGATCAACTGCGCGTGCGCTACCTTCGTAGAAAAAACGCGCAGTTTGTCGACGCCGGAGCGATAGGCAGCGGTGACTGGCGCGATGTCGTTGCCGTGCACGTGTGCGTCCGTGCGCGTGGCGAACCGATGCACGAGCCCGCGCGTCATGTCGATTGCGACGGCCGCACAGCCATTTCGTCGGATGGTCGCGCGCATCTGGTGCTGCATCGAATCGTCGCGCTGCGCAATGCCGTGGTCGCATTCACTGATCCGCTGGGTGACGCGGCGCGGGATCAAGGGGTGTTGCGATGA